The DNA segment AAACAATTAGTTAAAGCCTAAAACAATAGCAAAATTGAGAAAAGTTTAAAGGGGAACATGTGCATAGAGAAAGAGGGTACCTGGTTAATGAGAGCACATGACCTAGAAACAAGTTCAATGTCGTTTCCATCCAAGACCAATTCATCTTTGACCTTTTCAGATCTAACAACCGACACGCCCTCAAGCATGTCCACTTTCCTCACCTAATCATAAACGTAATAACCAAATAAATCACTTAACCTAACACCACAATTTATTCCTGATAACACATGACAcagaaactaaataaaaaaactgaaaacaaaaaacaacagtGTTGAGCACCTTCTTCTCGCCGAGGAAATTTCTGATCTCGATGGACTTGCTGTTGTTGCCAATGCTAGCGTTGATAGGAAAATGAGCGTACACGAATCTCATTTTGTATCGGTATCCCTTGGTGACGCCGGTGATCAAATTCTCAACGTGGCTGAGGGCGGTGCGGATGGCGGCGGAGGTTTTACGAGAACCAAACCAAGAATCAATCTTGAGCTTCCTTTTACCGCCATCGTCGGTAATAAGTTGGAAGTCCAAGTTCAGATGGTGGAAGTCTCGCACGAGTTTTCCACGAGGGCCCTCAACCTCGATAACCTTAGCGTGAACCTTGATGCTCACGCCGTCGGGAATATTCATGGTCTCGGACGATAGAATCGTCTTCATTTTGCGTCTCTGTTTTACACTCCTAGGACTTCTGCCACAGTGCCTCCTCCCAACTGCTGCAGAAACACAAAACCCTAATTCGCTTGGAGCTTATATTGAACTTCATACATCACATAAACAGGGTTTGGGCTAGGCCCATCTTACACTTGGGTCTCGCTGCTTTCTTGGCCCGTGTGTTGGGTCTCGGTGTGAcgtaaacaaaaagataaactaagttttcaaattttgtcAGAAATTAATCTAATCAAAAGATGAGCCAAATCTCAAAATGAAACATTATAAATAtccagaattaaaaaaaaaaaagtggataccaaaatgtgaataaaaaaagaaaatgatttaaCTAAAGAAAATTATCTATTAAACAACAATTCATCTGCAAAACATTTATGAGCCAGCGGTATTCACAGTAAACGAGATAAATTATATGTGGTCTTTAACCAAtaaatacttttcttttatcatttattattttacttggtTGCATCTACATGCACTCTTgtattttctttgatttttttttttcttgaaaattctTGTTCTATTACTCAGTTCATCTGAAGGAATCAGTTGCATCCTACAAAATAATTTGCAGCTGATTGGAATTAATTATAGGTGCATTATGGCCTCAGGCTGCTATCTATCGGATTTGCATCTTACTTTACATAAAAATTTGACTGTATAGAGTAAGCTGCTGATCTCTTTTGAAAAGTTTAGGTCTTCATTTTGCGTCTCTCTCTCTGACACCCCTAATGCCCTATGCGAAGGTGCCTCCTCACAAAACCCTGGTTCGATTTCATGTATTTTGAGCTCATATTAATACACCACAGAACATAAGGAATCGGGCTAGGTTCACCAGTCTTTCAGGACCCAATAATGTTATGCAATTACGtaatgtatttttgttttgctgGTGTACCCTCTGAATTTTCTAATGTTCACATCCTACTCTTCCTCTCCTCAATGTATTACGGGTTGAGTAATCATAATACATACAAATGTAATATGGATTGAGTAATTTGTAATTCAAATGTACTTTTGATTACTGCATCCAAAATTATGgtttccaaatttaatttttgcgtccaatttatgatgattattttcTTCGACTCCATCACTATTGTGCGTATCTCTTTTATCGGCTTCTCTTCCTTCTTTGACGTTGGGTACATCACAACAACTTCATCTCTGGTGGCAGTGGGACGGAGTAAAacatttccaagagacataatAGTACATTCTAGTTCATTATTTTAGATTGTGTGATGGCTCCAAGCAAAAAATATAGTGCATTAAGTAATTGTTATATTGTTATTGTTACCTCAAGCACATGTTCTATCCCTCTTAATTATAGccattaacattaaaaaatttaaaattctgctCGGGTAGTCGAGCTTAGTAAACTCCATTGAAGCTGTCCAATTGGGAAATTAAACTTCTGGATTATATTGGTGGAATTGGCCACATGCATTATTGAACCTTGGCTTTTCATTAAAACCACATGCAAGTAATGGAATTGCTGatctaaaaaaaaatgggtGGTTCAAAAGGGCTTATGCATCTAGCAAGGTAAAATGCCTTAACCTGCTTTCGAGATTCATTAAGAATTTGGAGACTATCCTACTCGTTTGAATTTTTGATAACTTGGCATAGTTAAGGGGCTAGAGTTTACGGGCATACGGGGTTAATTGGTTAAAGGGCGGGTCTTGAACTCACAATGTGCCACTAGCTGAACCCActactttccttttatccagAGTGGGAGCTTGatacaaaaattaagaaatgataCGAATGATGCACGAGAAATAGTCGCTGGCACAATGAAAAAGACAAAACCTCGGAATCGAACTCGATGATGAATTGGGTTCAACTCAAACTGCACATTGTATAACATTGAACCACTAATTTCATCGCAAGCTCGAGTTATACAATGCTTGAATTTTTAATAGTAACCGCGTATTATCCAACATTCAACCTCTATTTTCATTCCATTGCACTATTTTCACCACTTATTAGTTCAATCAATCACTCGTCACAAGACAGATCACAATCGCAAAGTACCCTATTTACAAAGAAATCAATAATAGACAACAATGCATTATAGAACCAAAAGGATCCCCAAATATTCGCCACTAATAAGAACCTTGATACAAACTAAAAAACAGCATGCCTGATTTTAGCATCTCATCATTCCAATATTGTTCATACCAACCAGGAACGTACTTCCGGATATCCTTgtttttaacattattataaaataatgatcAAATGCAACCATTTTTGTCTTTAGTCTATATGCATGTCTTTAGTCTATATTTTGTTTGCACAGCCATCTATTTTTCACCAAGCACAGGATAATTAATTGGTTTTCGTGAAGAAGCTTCAAAGAAGTGGAAAGTGCAAACATAAATATAGCGCACAAATTGAGAAGAAGGACACAAGTTCTCCCAGATGTTGCCAAGGTAAAGTTCAAAAATCATTCAGGCATCATGGATTTTTTTTGGGATGTATCGCTAGAACGGATTTGGATGGTTGTTACCTGCCTCCATATAAGGTATGTAGTACAGAAGAAATTGAGACAGGAGATACAGAAATTATTTAGTTGTTTGATAGAGAGACAGGAGATACATAAAATTTGTGAGTATTTATTATTTCTCACATATTTCACCTCATTTATctcatatcttttttatttctgttcAACTAAacactcttcattctttcttcatttttcacattttcaattatctattttattttcatttactcATTTCTCTCCTCtactaaacaaacaaaaattgtaGGGCCATTACGAATACATATATTTTAGAGGTAATCAAATAGTTCAGCTCAAAAGAAACTCTAGAATTTGTACATCTAACAAGCAATATGGGAAGAGTACCTCAAGCCTACCAGCTTGATATTTATATGGATATATACAGCTGGGTTATTGTCGAAGCAGAAATCAGGGAGGATACAGGTGTGCTTCGTCACATTAATTGGATTGCCACAAGCTGAAACAAATACTTGGAATTGCAGTGTGGAGAGAAGATTgagaaaacaaaatacaaacgaTACTAGTATATTGAACCCATTGTCGtgagaaaaaaattgacaagCTACTGCAAATGGTAGACATGTAATAACACTACTAGTGGTACGAGCAAATTGGGTTTGACTCAAACTCAAAAGGGACAGAATACAGTGGAAATTTCTCATATACATCATCTAACtgggaaattaaaaaaataatatatatatatgaaagacTGAGTTTATTATCTCAAACTCACAATATACAATTGAATTTTCAATTATGACTGCATACTAATTAACCACATTGAAACAAGCACTAATATAACTGGGATCGCGACCGTGCGGAGGTAACGGACGGAGGAGAAATGAGAGGGGATCGAAGGTGTGCGGGCAGTGAATGGCAAGGACTGCGTCAAACTACGCACTGCGTTTCTCGCTGCGTTTGTCTTCCAAATGGTCGCCATTTTCGTGCGTCGTTGCAATCTTTCACTATTTCTCTTCGTTAATTCTCTTCCTCAGTTGCTTTTAATAAAACCCTAGTAAAACCTCTTCCCTGTAATTTTACTCCCTGTggggaaataatttttcattatacttgtttcttttcttaagatataaaacttgaaaaatacgTTAAAAATacctctttttcatttttttaaatgactcTAACATTAGAGATTTTATTGAGTTGGAACATCTTACACCAATTGATTATCATATTTTATGgtaatcatttaattaattaaaatataaaaaatataggcAAAAGTaaggattaaataaaaattatgattttttaaaaaaaaaaaaaaatgatcaaatgtCTATATTTTGAAGTgagaaaaccaaaattatagatgaaataaaatagatgtaccaaaattgtatttaagcaatttttttctaaaatttattcttttatactTAATTTAGCTATTACCTcacatgttattatttttctttaaatcttaattatttatgcCAAAAATTACTTCTTTAAAAGCTAACATTATATGTTAaatcttaataatttaattatttttattgaatatttttgcAATGTATGAGATGCTTATAACTTACGTTAGCAATTTATTCCTAtgatatttttaggtttaagaGTATTCATTATTTCAAATAACTCATGAACCTCATGTAACTTGACCAAAACATTTggattaaaatcatttttttttgtttgggtaGAACTCAATTGAATTGGTTTAATTTTGATGTCCTTTGACGTGGATAatgagtttttaatttaaaatttatctatttGATTACTCAACTTATTGATGtgatactttattttttaattattatttaatatttttatatatcatttgcattttaAGACTatctaaaacatttttaatcttttaaacacAATAAATCTAACTACCTAGCTTTAAATAGACCTTCAATTTTAACAGCTTAAGATTCTAGACAAGAgcaacatttttgttttctcttcttcatCTTTTATCAAGTTTGaatgtttgtcttttttttatatatattattcgtATCTAAGTGTGATAGTGTGACTAGTTCCCTTTTTCTGAGATTCATTGGAGCCTAACCCTCATAACTTGGGTTAAGGATTGCATTTGCGTAGACTTCGTTGAAGTTTGACTCGTGATTGTTAGGACTACGCGACTTGTAGAAAAGATTGTCACGCTCCATGGGACAAACATTCAATCACAAATCTATGTTCTTTTGCAAGGATCATTTGATTGGAATTTTTTTGTCGcagttgttttttgtttgtgtttctcATCATTGGGTTTTACAATCCCACGTAAGAAGATTTAATAATTCCAACAAAGTTGCTCTAATGCTAAAGTTCTTAAATGAATTCTTgaatttaaatatgtattttttttaataaaattcaaaatattgcaAGCTATTTCATTCACGACAAtaggttaaaaataaaaaatacataaaatgagACAAACATGAGAATTTgaataactttatatatatatatatatatatatatatatttccacGTCtgatatgttataaaaaaaatttatttctttataaaattatcaataacaaatactatctgtgaaaaatatatttagtatcttttttactaattattgGAGCCAAGATGcataaaattatcaaagttgtgtgcatttttttataacgtaattacttataaaaataaataaatataaataatatgttaTAAATTGATCAttagatattaatttttgtaaatatatatatatatatatatgttttttatatttttatcatttattaatatttttcaaaaaaaacaacAGTAAGGATAAAccgaaaattaattcaattcaaaCAGCTTTCAATTCAATTGGATCATATATGAATTTTGAAGTAAATCAACGAGATGAaggaagaattaaaaaaaaaagttattgaatcgaatgatttttttttttcaaaactgttCCAATCCAATGCATAAATCTATACTCCTACTAGTCGTAATGCATGCATATGTTAGTGTGACCTCAATTAGTGAAAAGGAAATGAATTATAGGGGCAACTATAATGGGAGTTGCTCTTCCACTGTGTACAAATCACATGTAAAGATGGCCTTTTAATATGGCCACAAGAAATGATGAACTGCATCCAATATCGTACCATAAGTCGTCATTCATGGTAAGTATGCCATAGAAGATTTTAACGATTGTTTTACAATTCTCAACTAGAAAGAACTCAACCTTGCTAGTTTTAGCTGAATGGAGCGAATAAATGGTTTTTGGCTAAGATATAGGCATTCCAAACCACGCTAACAGGACACTGGGACACAAAATCAGAAACACCGGCAAGACCATATTACTCGTTTGTCAACATGGGAGAGTCAGGGAGCTATACTTTATGAACATAATTATGGTTGAAGCTGAAATCCGTGATTAGAGATACGAAAACTGTCACATTGGATGGACTACGGACTACCCTTGGATAAAACCATTACTGGGAATGTGAAGACCAAAACGATAAGAAAGCAGAGCCGATATAAGCATGTAGATTGATTGAGGACATTGGTGTGTCTGTATTTTAAGCTTAACGATGGCATAAATTGATTCTTCTGCATATGGTAAAAATGATATAACACTGGTGATTCAAGACAAAATCGCAGGTTGAACTCAAAACCGAAAGGGAAAAAGGATGGGAATTTCTAATACATTATATTGTGAGGAAATTAACAATAATCAGATTATCATATCTTAAAGCATGCGCTATACAATGGTTATGGGGGGAAAACATCaactgaataataataataataaaatcaatttgatttcttGTTTAGGTGAAAGACTCAATAATACAACTTCTAACATTTAAACGCATTCAGTTTTTTATCATAACAAATTATTGCTGAGTCAACCACTCTCATCACAACACATAGATCACGTAAGCAAAAAATCAATGGACAAAAAAGtttagaagaagcaacaatgcATCATATATTCCACACCAAAGCATATATAGAAATGCATGAAAGATTACTAATTCCAGAGAATATTCAACACCAAAGCATatatagaaataaatttttttttaaaaaaatcccaaaaggAAAAGTTTGACAACACAAATTGTAAAATCATATCTCAACAAGTTAACAAAAAGGGTCTCCAAACCAAAAACCAACACAAATGTTTTCATCCTCTACTCTTCCAATATTGTTCCCTTCTCGCTTACATAAATACCATCAAGAAACTTCCGGATATCCTTGTTCTTAACATGACATTTCTGTGGCAAACAAGCAAACAAACAATTAGTTAAAGCCTAAAACAATAGCAATTGAGAAAAGATTAAAAGGGAACATGTGCATAGAGAAAGATGGTACCTGGTTAATGAGAGCACATGACCTAGAAACAAGTTCAATGTCGTTTCCATCCAAGACCAATTCATCTTTGACCTTTTCAGATCTAACAACCGACACGCCCTCAAGCATGTCCACTTTCCTCACCTAATCATAAACGTAATAACCAAATAAATCACTTAACCTAACACCACAATTTATTCCTGATAACATATGACACagaaactaaacaaaaaaattgaaaacaaaaaacaacagtGTTGAGCACCTTCTTCTCGCCGAGGAAATTTCTGATCTCGATGGACTTGCTGTTGTTGCCAATGCTAGCGTTGATAGGAAAATGAGCGTACACGAATCTCATTTTGTATCGGTATCCCTTGGTGACGCCGGTGATCAAATTCTCAACGTGGCTGAGGGCGGTGCGGATGGCGGCAGAGGTTTTACGAGAACCAAACCAAGAATCAATCTTGAGCTTCCTTTTACCGCCATCGTCGGTAATAAGTTGGAAGTCCAAGTTCAGATGGTGGAAGTCTCGCACGAGTTTTCCACGAGGGCCCTCAACCTCGATAACCTTAGCGTGAACCTTGATGCTCACGCCGTCGGGAATATTCATGGTCTCAGACGACAAGATCGTCTTCATTTTGCGTCTCTGTTTTACACTCCTAGGACTTCTGCCACAGTGCCTCCTCCCAACTGCTGCAGAAACACAAAACCCTAATTCGCTTGGAGTTTATATTGAACTTCATACATCACATAAACAAGGTTTGGGCTAGGCCCATCTTACACTTGGGTCTCGCTGCTTTCTTGGCCCGTGTGTTTTGTCCTCAACAACCTATTTTATTTTgcacaatttcttttttaaaaaatccataGCACAATTGAATGATTGATACATATCAACAAACTCACTCGCACAAAACAttcaaattgttattttattttatcataggTTAAGTTAACTTCCAGCAGATCCTAAATCATTctacaatttttaaatattttcttgaacaaaatatatttccaaTTAAGTtcaagaatttgaatttgtttttgtttttttaattaggtccgTAATGCATacacctaattaaaaaatatatacaactttatagattcaaataaaaaaatacaagaaatttaattaaaaaaaattgaaagacctaactaaaaatttgataaatttttaagaacCTGCATAATAGTTAAACGTTTTAAAAATCACTCTAGATCccctttttatttcattaatcgGAAAAAATTGAATGCTTTTACTTTTAagctatttatttatatatctaattattccacaattttttttatttcaattgttGGATgactttttttctcaaaaaaatattttctaattatttattataactattttaatatttttgcttgcgttcatttttctttttttatctattcATTGTATTTATCACGTTTTATAGAGATGATATCACTCTTGATTTTCCCTTCTCACACTTTGTCCATTTTGtagtttttctaacgttttttattctattttttttacacaaatattAATAGTTCTTTTCATCAGAAAAAGATGACACATAAGAATAAATTATACtccacaaaattaaaatgatatcatgaaaaatataaataattaattattattattttaactacTACAAAATCATGAAATCATTATGACATAATTGAtagatatttttgtttgataatGATTTTAATCCTAAGtttgtacataaaaaaatatattcggaGAGAAATTTATCTCTTAAATAAATATCTGAATATCTgaaaagattaattattaactATCCTATTAAAAGAATCCTTTActataaaaaatcattgttttcatcaTTCAAGTTAatccaaatacaaaattagaataataaaGTATTCACATATCATCATTATtcgaaaagagaaagagagaagcaGCACATAAATGCTTTCTTTAGATCGAATTATTTTTCAAACGTACCTTCAACCAACCACTTTTctcgtttttattttctgttctcACTCACGTGTGAACACAAAACATTTAGCTGTTTGAAGACTTGAGTCAAAATATCACCGGTCTAGTTTGAAAATCCTTCTTTGACACCGAGCGGCACTTGCATTAGATATGTTAGTAACATTTTACGTTTAACTCTTTCTTCATAAATAGTAACAtaccacacaaatatttattcCCTCTCCGTTACGTCTTACACTCGAGAAATTATTAGATAGCACGGGCCATAACTTCATCTTGCAATAGTTGCAGTATAAGTTGCATTAATTTGTTGCCTTTAATATTCTCCGACGCATGAACTCATACAGATAAATCTTCATCCATTTCAGACTTTTATATGTGATGACAATGGTAACAATGAAAAACAAGATAAcagaaataaagacaaaatatGCAGTTGATTTTTACAGGTAACAAAACAATATCAGTGGGCAAAGCCAGCAACCTCTTTGACAGGTTCCTCTTCTCCCCTGTTGTCTCCTTCTTTCACAGCCAAAACAACCAAAATCAACAACAACGGATAGCTCACAGTAGTGAGCACCCAATTCACAATCAACTGAGCCATAGCGGACACATTATGGTTATCAATTTGCCAAGCCACTGCTGCCCCCGCACTTTGTATGCCTTTATAGAACCCAGCATACCTATATAATAAGCACAACCAATAGTTAATTCCCCAACTTTCAAGCATGATTAATATATAGTCAATTAACTACACccttataaatacaaaaattaatcaaataattagaCACgataaaacattaacaaatagtTGGTCTAAGTAGCAACGAGTTCGGATTTCTTAAACAAATGATctggaattaaaaataattaaacatgagATTAACAAGTGATTGGTCTGAATAATTTTGATTCACTAAAGTTGATTGAAATCTTGACTTTTACATAAGGAGAAAACTTGAATGAAAGGAGGAAGAGTATGCTAAGAGTGCCAACAAATCTTTTGAAAGAGATTATCTTAGTAATTGACTCAGGAGAGTCCTTGCAATCATAtgctaaaaaaatcaaagaataaagattcTGCCTTGTATGAATTTACCTGCTAAGAATCTCAGAATCATTGGCCAGGGCACCGATAACCCAATAGACCATGCTTTGGAACACGGCATCAAGCAACCCAAAActgaaatacaaaacaaaaggcCCAGCATAGCGAGAACCGGAGTCCTTGAAATCCAAGATCACCCCGGGGTCATGCTTAATCTGATTCGCAAGTGCACCACCCCAAATAGCAGAAGCAAGAAGAGCAACCACACCAATCCCCACAACCCCTCTCTTCCTCCTGCTCCTAAAGCTGAAATCCATCACATACCCAATCCCAACCGAACCCACCATCTGCGCCCCCCAATAGAACACATTGTTGAACCCTCTAGTCCTCAAATTGAACTGCGGCTTATTAACATGGTTAAACTGgtaggtataaaaaaaattactagacCAAGCAGCGGGAATAATGAGAAGCATCTTCCAGTTGTAGAAAAGCTTGAGAATTTCAACGGATTCAGTTGCCGCATTGGAGTACAACATTTTAGTACACCGAGTCCCATCGTCGCGAACAACCTTGCTAGCGGGTAAAATGGTCAACGACAGAACAGCCCCAACGGCCATAAATACCATGAATCCTATGTAGGTTCCGTCGTTGACAGTGACAGCTGAGTCACCGCGATTGTAATTGAGAATGAAGGGAATTAGGCCACCGATGACACCCCCCATGTTGAAGATGCTCCAGAAGATGGAAATGTAAGTGCCTTTCCGATTCTCCGGAGGGTAGGAGGTCATGATGGCGCCCTGCGCGGCCCAGAGGAGCCCTGCGCCGACGCCGAGGATGGCGCCGGCGACGATGGCGAAGAACTGGTGCTGGTAGTGGTTGTAGTAGAGGAAGGAGCCTGCGTAGAGGACGTAGGTGGAGCAACCTGCGAAGATgataggaattataaaattggtTTGACGAAAGAAAGGAGAATGAAGGGAGAAGAAGTCGCCGGTTTCAAAGTTGTGACTTGAAATATCCCGACcgacaaaaaataataactaacctGCGAAGAGGGTGAGGTGGGGTCCGAGAATGTTGTAGATGCCGCCGCCGAGGATGCCGAAGATGGCGAAGGTGGTGTAGAGGGCGGTGAGGGCGTTGTTGGAGGCGGTTGCGTTGACTTGGCCACCGCCACCCATGCCGGAGAGGGCGTTGAACATTCCCGGGCAACAGAAACAGACCAACCCAATTAAAACGATCTGAATGAAGGGTGAATTGTATCTGAAAAGGGGAGAACTTTTGGTGTTTTGTGGGGTCTGGGTACCTGGTTCATCATTTCCGGGGGTACCCATTTGATGACACTAGAGAGAGTCAAAGAGGGTAAGAAATGTAACAGTTGTTGGAGGTAATGGGAGAGAATTTAAGGGGGGAGAGTGAAGTAGTAGAAGCGTGATGGGAACACAACAAGAGGGTTGGCCTGTAGAATAGGACAAATTTGGAGTCAGATTTTGTATTTTTGCACTTACAAagctatctatctatctatgcACATGGCAGCCAAGCAGGCTAGGATTCCAGATGCTTACGCAAGCTCCTTCTCTCGACGGAAATGGCCGTTTTCTTCTCCCAAAAAGGtatttctttgatttgaaagaGGACTTTCTGCTTGGCTGATTCCGATCACCAAAACAAAAGCGGATAGTTGAATTTCTCTGTCTTTTTATGGTGTctgttaagtttttattttattttatgttattataataattataatcaattaaaaagttttattctttttctctttgtatGGAAatagatttgaaagaaacagaAAGGAGATGATAAGATACATCGtttctataaataattattattgatttttttagatttaaatttcAAGAGGAGAGAATGATAGAGTTGAATGTTTATggtcataaaatatttttaaaagttaataaatttattatatatagattgtgattgaatgatggtatgttttttttaaatgatatctCAGTTAAGATAaaaagattttgatttttttggaaaaaatattaaaattaattttaaatgagatcaaattaattttattttaaaaaataaaacttaattgaaaaataaaaaaatctaattaaactatttttaaaaattataaaacctagttaaactttaaatatatttctagaaaaatattaaaattaacatttacttttgataatatatttctcttttctttaatatatttagtaTTTCGTTAATATTGTAAAATAACAGTCAA comes from the Glycine soja cultivar W05 chromosome 6, ASM419377v2, whole genome shotgun sequence genome and includes:
- the LOC114415645 gene encoding 60S ribosomal protein L9-like; amino-acid sequence: MKTILSSETMNIPDGVSIKVHAKVIEVEGPRGKLVRDFHHLNLDFQLITDDGGKRKLKIDSWFGSRKTSAAIRTALSHVENLITGVTKGYRYKMRFVYAHFPINASIGNNSKSIEIRNFLGEKKVRKVDMLEGVSVVRSEKVKDELVLDGNDIELVSRSCALINQKCHVKNKDIRKFLDGIYVSEKGTILEE
- the LOC114415646 gene encoding 60S ribosomal protein L9-like → MKTILSSETMNIPDGVSIKVHAKVIEVEGPRGKLVRDFHHLNLDFQLITDDGGKRKLKIDSWFGSRKTSAAIRTALSHVENLITGVTKGYRYKMRFVYAHFPINASIGNNSKSIEIRNFLGEKKVRKVDMLEGVSVVRSEKVKDELVLDGNDIELVSRSCALINQKCHVKNKDIRKFLDGIYVSEKGTILEE
- the LOC114415647 gene encoding UNC93-like protein 1, encoding MGTPGNDEPGTQTPQNTKSSPLFRYNSPFIQIVLIGLVCFCCPGMFNALSGMGGGGQVNATASNNALTALYTTFAIFGILGGGIYNILGPHLTLFAGCSTYVLYAGSFLYYNHYQHQFFAIVAGAILGVGAGLLWAAQGAIMTSYPPENRKGTYISIFWSIFNMGGVIGGLIPFILNYNRGDSAVTVNDGTYIGFMVFMAVGAVLSLTILPASKVVRDDGTRCTKMLYSNAATESVEILKLFYNWKMLLIIPAAWSSNFFYTYQFNHVNKPQFNLRTRGFNNVFYWGAQMVGSVGIGYVMDFSFRSRRKRGVVGIGVVALLASAIWGGALANQIKHDPGVILDFKDSGSRYAGPFVLYFSFGLLDAVFQSMVYWVIGALANDSEILSRYAGFYKGIQSAGAAVAWQIDNHNVSAMAQLIVNWVLTTVSYPLLLILVVLAVKEGDNRGEEEPVKEVAGFAH